ACAGCGAGGTCTACGGGCAGGTGGAACTTCAGGTTGCTGAGACGGCTGAGCATGTTTAGGGCACTTTCAAAGCCGCTGCTTGCCATGTAACTCCAAGGTTGGTAATGAGATTGGATCAGCACCCCTGACTTACAGATGAGGTTGAGCCATGACACAAGCCGCTGCTCATTCAACGCCATGCAGATCAGCGCCTTGAACTCAGAGTCTGCGCTACGCTTGAACGGGTCGTGTTCCGTTAAGACGGCATGGATAGCGGAGAGGAGGCTCTGCTTCGGGGTGACCttgtgacttcctgagacaggtaGGGAGAAGGATTGTGACAGCTTACGTGCAGGAGAGTCGACGAATGCCTTTCCGTTCTTCTCATTGTAGTACTTAACAAAAAGTTCCCAAGGGTGCATAGATGGAGGCGAGGCAGTGAAGACTGGGATCAGGCAGGCGATGGGTGCTAGAACCAAACTCATGCCTTGAGACGTCGCATATAGACCGTGTGACATGAGGTCCCGGACAGCAATCGCCAGATCTTTCCTGACGGCCACGGTCAGCTCGTCTTTTCCTCCTAGTGCGATCTCCTGCATGGTGGCATAGCTGATGACGTGATCCTGAGGCTGCTGGCGCAGTGCCAGCTGCTTCACTTTCTCCACAGACGTTTCTAACTTCTTAATCAGTGGAGTGAAGTCTCTGTTGCTTTCATCCTGATTCCAGAAGTTTTGAGGAACAGGACCTGCACCACAGCCAAACTGACTGACTGCGAAGATCTGCAGGACGGCCAGAGCCCGGCGTAGTAGATGTAGTCCTGTCTCCCGGATCTGCTTCGCCTGCTCTGGATTCACTGTGGAAGACATAAGACATTTAGAAGGttcaccacagcatttctgccatCTTCAGATGATACCTTTCACTATGTGTGTGATCCCTAAGGAAACAACTGGGAATGCTTTACTTTGACGCATCCGTTCTCACATttgatgaaaaaataataataaattgtataaagggtccatttacacgtctgtagtgtattgcgggtccacaatacacccggccggcacccccatagaaatgcctattcttgtccgcaatttaggacatgttctattttttgctggagctgcggaccggaagatcggcggcgcgctctggaaatgcggatgtggacagcacactgtgtgctgtccgcatccattctgtccccatagagaataaaggggtccgcacaattgcggaacagatgcggaccacaattgcagacgtgtgaatggatccggGGAGTGAATCTGAATAAGGTAACCCCCCTTTGAATCTCCTCCATGTACAGATGCTTGTGATGGTCCCATGCTGTATTAGGACataatcaggggcgtaactagaaattattaggccccacagcaaatttatgAACGCAGTCTAGTCAAGATGGCTCTCGCAGGCAGGGCCATATAGCTGCTCCATCCGTTCTCATCCTGGGGCCCAAAGCAGCCACTTGCCCTATACCTACACCGCTGGACATGATGATCAGAGAGATCAGGCACTAGAGGGGAGAGCCAATGCTCAGCTTGGTTCCCCTCTGACATATTCAACCATGTCATGTATTACATAGTCATccacttatttaaagggaacctgtcaggtgCCGAGGGTCTGTCACTGCTGTCAGTAGGATTGGCAGCAGTACTCACTCACCTGCCAAACCCCGCTGCCCAACAGGAAAGAAAACTGGAGGGCAGGGACAGTGAGCAGCATCGGACTTGGGTCACTCGCCGCACCGACACAAACTGCAGGGTTCAGCAGATCTGTACtcagaccactgaaatcagcgGGTCTCACTACACTGCACAGGGCagctgacgggttccctttaaataggtgCCATTTTCCCTGTAGGAGGCACTGCAGTTGAAGCGTGTGGTTGGGGGTGACTTCCCCCAGCAACTCCCATCTCTAGGACAAACCTCCAAAACCTCCTCCTtttcagagctactgactggctcCTGGTGATCATGTCAAGTAACCAAAAACTCTCACCCCTAACTCATTgggcacattaaaggggttatttaggATAAGTTTAGTATAACTCTGTTGGGTATCATACTGATGCAGCCATTTCAGTAGGTGTGCCATAGCTAGAAGTTCTCTTtaaaagagcacctgtcagcaggatcaactatTTTATACCATACtatctggtagggttgatcctgaagACCAAAAGAATTCCTTTCTTGTAAAATTGGCTGCACCGAGGGGCTAAGATCCTTCCCACAACATACTGAAGCccttatttgcataaagaataagtGGGACATCTATTAAGACCGGCGAATTATATGCCGGTCTTAATCCCTCTGCGCTGCTGGCGGGTGAgctaaagttatgtagagacgcAGGCCCTTGCTGCCGCCAGATGAGCAACATGCTTTAACTGGCGTagtttataggggttggataacccctttaatgaccatccccccccggccccccaaaTATATTATATTTACCTGCTGCCGGCACCGGATCCCTGCATGACCGCCACTGCATGTTTTGATTTGAGTGACGGGGGGAGCCTCCTTAGCgttacccgcgatgctagggaggctcgtcctagtcgcagcctgctattggctgctcccccatcGACAAATGTTTTGATCagagcgacggggagatgcaacgGCAGCCAtgcggggatcaggagcaacACGGGggccagggagcaggtaagtataatgtatacgaggggcctgggcattggggaGGGGGGTTCATTACAGGGGTTGGCTATTTTCCACACCGTAAACTGGcatggaaaatgataaatgagacaggctaGCCGCCCGTCCTCTTCCCTGCCTGCGAGAAAAGTGGAGTGAGCGGGGTAGTCACAAATTTTGTCTCAAAACAcctttgcaacaaaatctgcgacCTAATTACGCCAAAAACTGGAATAAACCAGATAATAAATGACAGCCTAAGTCTTTTTCTCGGGAACACCGCATTTCCACAGGCAGGTATCCCTTTTGtttgcaggatcaaccctaccaggtagCACGTCTGGTTTAACAGGGTTAATTCTGCTGACAGgtgatctttaaaggggttgtccgggataagAAAAACATGGCTCCTTTCTTTCAAAAGCAGCACCACTCCTGTCCACACacagtgcctggtattgcagttcactcgcattcacttaaatgggggagGAATAATCTCcctaatcctggacaatccctttaaatagtaataataaaatatacgcaGTAAGTACAGCAGTATGCTCACCACCGGTCCGTGCATTTGGTCCAGAACCTGGGGTGTAGCCTGTCGCTCCGCCGACTGGATTCTCAGGTGGGCTGCCAATCTCATCTATATAAAACAAAATGAGGTCATATGATTTATACAAGAGCCGTTACCAGTCAGCAGAAAACCAGTAAGTGACAGGCGATCGCCAGGGCGAAACCCCTTTCCATCCCAGGTAACCCGCACTGAAAGGCAAGTTGTGAGAagacagggaggagggggatgcagctgcagtctctCTCCCTCAGTGCGTGGGTGACTACCTACTGACAGGAGGGAGGGTCAACTCCCAAAACAGACATGTAACCGGGAGAAGCGTGGAGAGAGGATATGTGCAGGCCAGACAGTCCCGGGCTCACTGGAGGCAGACCAGTCGCTCCTGTACTCCATTGTGGCTGAGATTTGTGGCCATTTTGCCCCGTTTCATGCCAAGTATCTTTCTGGAAGCCGAGATCACAGACACTGAACCGTCTGTAGAGGAAAAGAGACAGCTCTTTCTGTGCAATCTATAACCAAGGTCCtcggaaattaaaggggttgtctggttcaaACTGGCGCCTGTGAAATTAGGCCCCACAATGTCCCGCTACTAGTGTTTACCCGTTAATAACAGCAAGGGCCCCTCCCCCCGATCAGTTCATTATTCATCAGTTGCCCGGTTTCATATCTTTATCCGGCCTTGGATACGATCCCGAGTCACACTATACGCTATCAAAGCATCTTAAAAATAAATACGAGCAGCCCTGTGCCCGTACCTAACACCGTTCCACCCAGCAACCTACCAGACCAGGTAAATcattaacccctacactgccccgGTACGCTTCTCTCCTTAATCAGCCGAATCTCATCCCGACTCCTACACATACGCAAGTGTACACGTCTTTCAATGGGGAGAGGAAGCCAAAGCCAGACAACTCTGCCGGTAGCTTAGCTTCCAGGGGAACAAAGGATCGGGCATGATAACATTTAACATGGCCGATTCCTTCTGTCAGGGGAGGGTCAGCAGGTCCTCACACTCATCAGATAAGTAGCAGGTCTGACAGGTTCAGCTGGCTtttctcttagggctcatgcacacgaccgggccTGTGCTATGGACGGCAAATTGCGGTCAGCAATGCACGGGCATGGACAGAAACCTCTGTTCCGCacctcccggattgcggacctattcaggtgaatgggtttgcatccatGATGCTGTGCAAAAGCGGCCGGGGCCCGTATttcgggccacaatacgggcccAGCCAGAtcacggtcgtgtgcgtgagcccttaggTGTACAGGGACATTGAAACGTTTAAATGTAGGAGTTTTTATCTATGTAAATTAGTAGTACACCTGAAAATATGAGACTGTCAACGATAATATAGGGCAAAGTGGCATCCTCCTCATGTTGTAAGGGACAAAATCCACCCGGCAAAAAAATCAGCTCAGATTCCTGGCAGAATAGTGGAGGAAGGACAGAAATCAGTATAGCCCTGGCACTCCCGTCTAGCGGCGCAATAGCTTCTTATTTAGCGAGGAGGAGGGCGCACAGATAATAGTCCAGGCCACCGATTCTGCACCAAAACACATGGGTGTCTGGACTTCCTGAACTACACTGGCAAATAACAGTGGCAGATCAGTAAGTtgctctgcttctgtgaacagcgCATTTTTGGcacgtggaaaaaaaaaacaaaaaaacattttagcccttccccattgatttcaatggagaACATAGCTAAAATCCACTTGGGGGAAGTTACCACCAACCACACCCTTCATGACCCCCCCCCACCATGTTCAAATTATGGCATTttttcaatttaaaggggttgtcccacgaaaatatactatttttttcaaatcagcacctggatctgaatacttttgtaattgcatgtaattacaaaTTTAGTGTAGCATCGTTGACTGAAATCTATCTATACAGCGCCAGCTGCTGTTTTCTCTGTCCCGCTCATTAGGGTGGaagtacatgctcagttccatccttcaactgcagtagaaaggacacaccccgagtaaggctactttcacactagcgtttaagttttccggtattgagttccgtcataggggctcaataccggaaaaacgctttagttttgtccccattcattgtcaaataATGCATTcagttccatttagttgcgttcccagaccggagagcaaactgcaacatgttttattttgctttccgtcgtgtcaaactgatcaagacggatccatcatgactcccaatgcaagttaatggggacggatccgttttctctgccacaatagaaaattgatccgtcccctattgactttcaatggagttcatgacggatccgtcttggctatgttaaagataatacaactggatgcgtccataacggatgcagacggttgtattatcagtaacagaagcgtttttgctgagccctgccggatccagcaaaaacgctagcatgaaagtagcctaagctgccaTCTTAAaataaatctatcagagcaatgagtgcggagatctctggatccatgtgaggtacagggctggttctatctgAGACTGTCACGTACGATATGATAttggattttcatttttcacactaCAACCTTTAAGTCAATGGGAAGCTGTTGGTGACATTTTGATAGCTGATATTACACGGAACACGTCCATTTTTCATGTCCGATTTTGTCACAGAAAGGTGGAAGATGCATCATATATTGTatgcgagagactgtgggggtcatttattaagactccgGTCTTAagcccctgcactggcggtggatccgccgcagCTATGTAGAGGCGCTGGTCTCGACATAACTTCAGCGTACCCATCACCAGTCTAAATGCAAGTCAAAATGATGACTGAGCGgggaaagttgcagattgcagagCAAATAAGCTTTGTATTTCTGATTGTAAATGACCCCCGTATCCTGTCCTAGCGCAGTGTGGAGATTTCTGATTGGCTCAGAACACagcagagctgtgacatcacacttaTGGGGACAGCAGCTGGAATTTGCCATGTAACGTGGGCATTAAGGTGCAAACTACTGAGTACCACCGCCAGGTACTTGGCACAAGTCTGAAATCTCATATTGCAGCAAAGAACCAACGCTAAACTCTGCCGTTAAAACCCTGTCAACACCTCCTTTCCCCCCCAATCTGACCTTGAATGAATTGTATGAACATCTCGAGGTCTCGGATCTGGGTCTTCAGCTGGTCCACTAGCTGTTCCTTCACTCGCGCTGGATTGACAATCTGGGCGATGGCAGCGTCCACTCTCTGGCGCAATTCTTCCGGGGACAAACAGCCGATATCTTCATTTAAATTGACGTCTAGTTTCTTTATTAACTCATCGATGATCACCTGTGAGAGGAAGaggatttattatatataattaattaattaatgacaCCACCGACTATTTAGAGGGAACCGATCACAGAGATTTAGAGGGATGCTCCTTGTAACTGCTCTCCACTCTGGCCGTAGTACCAGATGAGGAGTCACTTACCCGTTGTCTCTCCATGACCATGGACTGGGGTAGAGAGTCATAGTTTCCCTCTTGATATGCAAATGTCTCCAGGTCATCCAGCTGGGTCTTGAGCTGGACGATCAGTTCTCGCTGCTTTTTCCTCTGCGCCTCAATACgttccctcttctcccactcactCTAGAGAACAAACAAGGAGCAGAAGGATTAATATACGACACGGCGCAAAATGACAAGACAAAACGGAGCCCGGCAAAAGCCAATTTAGAAGACATTCCGGCATGAAGATCACATAGCAGGTGCTTCAATAGGAAGAGTGGAATAAACTGTGGGGTCTTATCTTCCTTGACAACACAGGATTTGGCATGTTGAAACACAACATTCCCAATCCTTATTTCTCCTGACATCTTAACATTTTTATCCCTGGCcctttagaaaggtacatgatgtaaactgcctCCTTGTCAGGCACATAGGAACGAATCAAGAAacggacttcctgtccacacataagacgctgtgtcagttggagggtcacatgacacagctgaggatcaggagggaggttataactcacaaatacagccactggtaagaggattaccttcactacaactTACACCAtggacctttctaacaggtcagagaatagaaATCTTTGTGGGAGCGATTCTTTAAGCTTTTAAAGGATCTCTCCAGGATTAGAAAAGGGTCTCAGATGTGTCTAATATTGCAGCTCTTAGCCCTTTCCAGCAGATGTCTTAGGTGCAGTTCCAGACATGGCCTgtggtagggatgtcccgataccatttttttaaagaCTGAGTACGAATacgtttatttaagtactcaccgatagggGTGGGTGATATATGCGATATGCACGATAAGAATCTGTGCAACGATACAGATTTTGTCCATATCGCTGGACCGCGATATGACCACGGAACGGTAGTGAAGCTTCTCACCGCTCCGTGACTCCGCCTCCCGACTCTGCacaagtactcgtgcaaatgtccggtatcggtcctaataccgatactggtatcgggacatccctagcctGTGACATCTTGGAGAAGGGGGATGTCTCTTTTCTACTTCATCCAAAAGACATCCCAATGTGTGCAAGGTATCTAATAGCATATTATAGCAGGATAATGTGCTAACTGGCTAGAGAACGCTTATAGTAACTTATGCCAAAATACCAGTATCATCCACCAGTTGGAACCAGACAGAAAAGTATTTCCAGTATAAAACACCACCATTGAGTGCACAACTCACACTGCCATGTGGGAACAGGGACTTCGGCTAGTTCCACATCTGCGGCTGTCTTCTCCGGCAGACTGTCCGGGCATAGAACAGCCTGCTGGCGTTCTCTGGGTTTTGGCATTTCTGCATACTGCCACCTGCCCGCCAGACCCTATTGACATTACTGAGGTCCAGTAGAGATCCATCCGCTACCTGAAAAATATGCTGGGAATAAGcaggacacaaaccgctgcatgaaACTGTTTCGGTCTGGCCGATCCCTGGCATTCTATTCCGGAACAGCCGCAGGGTGAAACCAGCCTCAGTCTCTTTCCATGTATTTATCCTATTTtttcgtttgtgtgcatgagccctaacactgataAAATAATAGGGGGATCTGAAGGACTTGGGGTCCAACTCTGGAGTCGCTCTCTTTAGCGCAGTGGCTCTGTGGGGCTGCACCTGAATCACAGAAACATGGGGTGCAGACTAGGGAGAGGAAAAAAGGcccatgggacaacccttttgatGCCTATCTCAAGAACGAGACCCTGTTATGAATGAACAGCACACCGCGCTTGCGcagctttctccattcactgctatgggactctcGAAAATAGACAACGGGGCTATTTCACAAGTCCCATAACAGTGAACGTAGAGGTGGCTGCACGTTGGGCCACCTCTACATTCACTTCAGGGCGCCATACAAGTGGGTCCCTACAGGGCATATCCTATCGttatgctataaatgtccagatgggaatactccttccGTCTTATTGTTTAAAgggttttgatattgatgacctatcctcaggatgggtcatcagtatcaaattggtaggggtccaacacccaggacccccgccgattagctgcTCGAGGTGGCCATGGAGCTCCAGTGAGGTCCGCAGCCGTAGCAAGCACAgcgcattacattagatagtgtcTGTgattggtattgtagctcagccccatccaCTTACCGTTAAACGTGAcgccacatggcctaggaagaggacgCAGCACCCGCCAGAGCACCACAGCCTGATCAGCACCCCcatcgatctgatactgatgaccgacTAGATCATCAGTAATCTTTAATGTTGCCTGCAGCAGATCAGCAGCATCTTCCCAATGTGTCTGGGTTATGGCGCATGCACTTGGATGGTCTATTGGCTGGACATGGCCGGTTACCCTGGCATTCTAATACGGGCCCAGGCACTAACGTTTGGTATGTACTACCGAAGGCACTTTGCATGTTTGAGAGATTTTTGTTCTTATGGAAGaaataaaagtgatgttttatacTGTGAATACTCTGCCTCCTAGTCGATTCATTGGGAGAGATGGACTTCTGCACTGGGGGGCACAGGCAGCCTCTGCTGTAGGGTGGGACAGTAACAAAGTATAAAAAACTGCATTTTATGTCTTTATTTGAACATTTTCTGTCAGATGGATCAGGAAGGAAGCAGAAGTGCATGCGTTGTCTGGTAGGAGGCTTCTATGTGACACCTGACACTTACCAGTTCCTGCACCGGGGAGCATAAAGAGAAAAGGAGAAGAAGAGCCGTCATTATGGCCATGAGCAGCAGTACAACTGGTTTTACATGGTGATAACAGAGCCGGGCGTGTTGTTTGTATAATGCCGTTACACATAGCATTGTACCGTCACATGGCTTCCCTACAGAGGACCCATGTCTGAGAACGTACCCTAGCGCAAAGGAAAACGGCAACATTCCCAGAGATCTCCCTAACCAATGTTTCTGTTCTCCTTTGTACCAGGatcaattttcaattttaatgtgGGGGGGAAATAAAGTAGAAGAGCCAAGGAAGCTGAGCTATAGGgagctgtttggtgtggccttctTCTGTCCCTGCCTGTAATATGGAGGGATAAGGGATGTCACCAGAAGGTGCTGTCCCAAACCCTTCTTTATATTCCCAACACCCCTCAGAGAAGGGATTCAGatcagcatgggggggggggggggggtttcattcTGGAGATCACTGGATACCTCATCTAGACAGGGACCCCATTTTATATGACTCTGCGTgatcccccaaaaaacttttgAACACATAAGCGTGCAGAGACGTTGCTTTGTCAGTGAAGAACAACGAGTGATCACCGCATCCTCCACGCAGCAGGCGGACAGAGGAACAGGAGCCACCAAACAGCAACTTATAGCTCAGCTTCCTAAAGCTAGGCTATTGGGAGGGGGCGTGCAGTGGGGAATATTAGAGCTCGCTGCCATCCAACCCACAATTTTAGATTTTCAAGGGAATTCTGGTTCCCATCTACAATACAGTATCAATTAACACTCAGTAGTGGTAGGTCCTCCTGTCCAGTGATGGTAATTCAGGAAGCCCTGGAGAGTCCGGTAGCACTGCTGCAGGGGACTGTTAGAGTTGGATAACCCCCTTTCTTGCGGCAGCCAGTTACCAGAAAGGTTTTACACGGAAGGGAACATGAAATTCCAGCGTTAGGTGGAGCTTTTCTTGTTGAAGTGAAGATGAAAGTGCCACGAGAACGTCCTGGAGCTAAGACTTCAGGGACTGTGTCTGTCCACAGAGGGACCGCACCCGTATAGACCTCCCCTTGTAAGCAATCGCCATACATACTACACGAGAGATTGTCAAATGACGCGTTAAAGCAGGAAGACATCATAGAAGGTCCATCTGGGACCCCCTCTATAATCCAAGTCTGGTGTCCTATATGCCTTCAATTGCCGTTAGCCAAAAACTCATTCAGCTaacagctctcccccccccccccccacaccttcaCGCCGAGTTCTGCCAAGCATGTATGTGCTTTTGGTCGGGAGAATGGGGAGAAGAAAGTGGCTATTAGACATGTCTGATGGCAGCTTTTGTCCCTGGAGAGGAACATACCTGTACTAGAATTCAATGGGCCTGATCCTCCCCCCCATCTGATAGGGGGGAGTCggtagctccccatacacattaggttgTCGGTAGGTTCAACTGATGAGTATCGGGGACAAGTATTCATTGGTCTTTGGTGGGATTGGTAGACTGCCTAATACATAGAAGTCTCCCAAATCTCCCCCCTCAGCAAtgttgaggtaaaaaaaaaaaaaaagttaaaggatTGGGCATGCTGGATTTCAACTTGTCCGATTCTTTGTTTTCATGGGAGATCAGCAGCCGGCAGAGTAGTCTGGCTGTACGGCCACCTGACGGCTACGTTCCCATGGCTAAAATATGTGCGAGAAAAATGAGCTGCCCCCAAGAACAGCATGTTTATGCCGGTGGAAATACCGCAACCTACCTTAGCCCTTCCCCATTGATTTTGATGGAGAACATAGCTGGAATACGCAGTGCCGATTACCTCCTCCtctaggtggaggatgaggtcATTAGTGCATACGCAAGCAGAAAGTGGTATAGGGCACCGGCGCAAAAGTAAAGGGCCAGATGAGATGCTAGATCCTGTCGGGTGCTCCAAGTAGAAAGCGCCCGCCCCTTGTTGCCCCGAAGACCTAAATGACTTAATAAAAAGTGAAATCACTGAGAAACAAAAAGGATCTGCATAATTGAGGTATCGTTTTAGTCAACCCTACCAGACATTacacctggtttaatagggttgatcctgctgacagatcctTTAGAAGGCCATGCCAACATCAGTTACAATGGTGCACAACTACCGACAATTAGTGAAGAATACACAGATCATCACTGAAAAGAGCGGATCCCACTATGGAAGACTCTTCATGGTTACCCTACGTGTGAGACCCAAGTGGGACGGGCACGAGTCCGACATTTATGGCATAGCCTGGCTCAGGGATCAGCAGCCTCCGGCACTCCTGCtgctcagaaactacaactcccagaatgctccattcacttctgtgggagttaaaaGAACAGGCAAGCATgtttgcctgctgggagttgtagtatcacAGCTGCCagtgtgctgaaggttgctgatccctatcCTAGCGATACGCCATAACTGTCCCAGACGGGAatatacccctttaaggttgtttCATGAAGACAACCCCTATTTGACGTGTCGCGTGCTCAGCACATCAGCTTCTCGGAGGCTGCAGGCGGTACATGGCGGCCATTCATGTCCCAATAGGTACGATAGACGCCGCCTTCATAATTGGACCGAGATGGTCCAACGCAAGGCTGCACAGATCTACACTGATGAGGGTTGTAGTGACAAGATGGCCTTGTGGTGCTCTGAAGGAGGAGTTACATCATGGCACCAATGTGATAAGACAAGCCCTCTAAATGCACCTGTAATGTCAGGAGGGGCCATACCCTGCACCCTCAGCAGGTGCGCTGATCACATGACCGGTTTCCTATAGTCATAATAGAGGAAAAGGGATCCCAATTATCATGAGGCTCAAATCCCCAAAAACATCAGTTCTGACCAATCTCGCCGATCAGATCGTTCCGATATCTCTCCAATGGCACTCACCGACTCGTCCAGCCCCGGCTGCCCGTGCGCCCCCCGGGCTCCCTGCACGTACGGGCAGCCCTTGAAGGCGAAGTCCTCCAGCTCCGCCAGCAGCCGCTCCTTCTCCGTCCCCTCCGCCCGCACGATCTGCTTGAGACGGAACTGCACCTGGGCGAAGTGCGAGGTGAGGGCGAGCAGGGACGAGTTCAGcaggtcctgctcctcctccagcCGCCGCAGCTTGTCCGACATCTCCCCGCCCTCCGACTTCAGGCCGGGCCCGTCCGCTTCCTCCGCCACGGCCCCGACCGGAGCCCAGCGCTCCCTGCTGAACGGCTCCCCGTCGGACATTGAGAGCTCGTCGGCGGACATGGCTCGGTGTCTGGTCCAGGCTGGAGCTAGGCCGCCATATTAGAAGCCTGGCTGCTGACGTCAGCTCTAGAACGCTGACAGCTGCCCGTTGCTATGGAGAAGTGACGCGTAGCCACTTCCTTGTTCCTGACTTTTAAAGGGGCCGCGCTGGTTGTCATGAAGTCAGAGCCCCTtggtgttaggcctcctgcacacgatatgtgttttgcggtatgcaaaaaatacggatgacatccgagtgcattccatattttgcggaacggaacagctggcccccaatagaacagtcctatccttgtctgttatgctatttttttgcagaactggaaatacagaaacggaatgcacacggactacTTTCCGTTTTttggcagacccattgaaattaatggttccgtatacggtctgcaaaaaaaaaaaacggaacagacacggaaagaaaatacgtttgtgtgcaaaaggccttaggcctagttcacacttcaggtcagttatttccatcagttaggcctcatgcacacgaccgttcagtttttttgcggtccgcaaaccgcggatctgaaaaaaacggaagccgtcagtGTGCCTTaacaggcagcccattgtagacatgccaattcttgtccgcaaaacggacaagaataggacaggttatattttttttgcggggctacg
This window of the Bufo bufo chromosome 6, aBufBuf1.1, whole genome shotgun sequence genome carries:
- the RUNDC1 gene encoding RUN domain-containing protein 1, coding for MSADELSMSDGEPFSRERWAPVGAVAEEADGPGLKSEGGEMSDKLRRLEEEQDLLNSSLLALTSHFAQVQFRLKQIVRAEGTEKERLLAELEDFAFKGCPYVQGARGAHGQPGLDESSEWEKRERIEAQRKKQRELIVQLKTQLDDLETFAYQEGNYDSLPQSMVMERQRVIIDELIKKLDVNLNEDIGCLSPEELRQRVDAAIAQIVNPARVKEQLVDQLKTQIRDLEMFIQFIQDEIGSPPENPVGGATGYTPGSGPNARTGVNPEQAKQIRETGLHLLRRALAVLQIFAVSQFGCGAGPVPQNFWNQDESNRDFTPLIKKLETSVEKVKQLALRQQPQDHVISYATMQEIALGGKDELTVAVRKDLAIAVRDLMSHGLYATSQGMSLVLAPIACLIPVFTASPPSMHPWELFVKYYNEKNGKAFVDSPARKLSQSFSLPVSGSHKVTPKQSLLSAIHAVLTEHDPFKRSADSEFKALICMALNEQRLVSWLNLICKSGVLIQSHYQPWSYMASSGFESALNMLSRLSNLKFHLPVDLAVRQLKNIKDAF